A single genomic interval of uncultured Desulfobulbus sp. harbors:
- a CDS encoding PilZ domain-containing protein gives MADTLVKVRADRKQNRLHITIAGKVDLHSLEQLYTDIRFCIAELNPGFEVINDLSRCQLIYITSLPTYKKIIDFLLSHNAGQIVRIVEEHAVSYKQIHSFTDQISCYQPLYVHSSQEAEQRLEEIRPRAGIRLKLRHLKLVYDSAVGSGEADINDISTSGCAVTKATLILPEQMDFEGFIAFPPHPPLIGHVQMKARVVRCSDTGFAAKFLDVSDEFREKLYQRFLHEAGRSSFAGG, from the coding sequence ATGGCCGACACACTCGTCAAGGTGCGCGCAGACCGTAAACAAAACAGGCTTCATATCACCATAGCCGGCAAGGTGGACCTGCATTCCCTTGAACAACTCTATACCGATATCCGGTTTTGCATCGCCGAACTCAACCCCGGATTCGAGGTGATCAACGATTTATCCCGCTGTCAACTCATCTATATCACCAGCCTGCCGACGTATAAAAAAATCATCGATTTTCTCCTCAGCCACAATGCCGGTCAGATAGTGCGAATTGTCGAGGAGCATGCTGTCAGCTACAAACAGATTCATAGTTTTACCGACCAGATCAGCTGCTACCAGCCCTTGTACGTCCACTCTTCCCAGGAGGCGGAACAACGGCTTGAAGAAATCAGACCGAGGGCAGGGATCCGCCTCAAGCTTCGCCACTTGAAATTGGTCTACGATTCTGCCGTTGGCAGTGGCGAAGCAGACATCAACGATATTTCGACCAGCGGCTGTGCGGTGACCAAGGCGACCCTGATCCTGCCCGAACAGATGGACTTTGAGGGGTTCATCGCCTTCCCCCCGCATCCGCCGCTCATTGGGCATGTACAGATGAAGGCCAGGGTCGTGAGATGCAGCGATACCGGCTTTGCAGCTAAATTTTTGGACGTGAGTGACGAATTTCGAGAAAAACTCTACCAACGGTTCCTCCACGAGGCCGGCCGGTCGAGTTTTGCTGGAGGCTGA
- a CDS encoding alkene reductase (FMN-linked; catalyzes the formation of N-ethylsuccinimide from N-ethylmaleimide): MEKLLQPLRLGALLLPNRILMAPLTRCRATVDHLSTPLMAQYYGQRSTAGLIIAEATMVMDKTSAFQTEPGLYNKAQVEAWRKVTEHVHARDGRIFVQLWHGGRACHPRINGGQQPVSACAVAITNDMAHIPEGKVPYTVPRPLGDEELEGIVDGFKMASVHALEAGFDGVEIHGANGYLLDQFLRDGCNRRTGIYGGPIENRARLLISVLEAVCALWGPGRVGVRLSPLSSFNSMGESDPVALTSWLARRLNSLPLAYVHLVRGDVMGILTGDILTPMRKGYAGTLVANLGYSPLEANAAIGDDLCDAVAFGTSYIANPDLVERIRLGAPLNQPNPHTFYKPGPVGYIDYPFLT, translated from the coding sequence ATGGAAAAGTTGCTGCAACCCTTGCGACTTGGGGCACTCTTGCTGCCCAATCGAATCCTCATGGCGCCTCTGACCCGATGCAGAGCGACCGTGGATCATCTGTCCACCCCGCTCATGGCGCAATACTATGGTCAGCGGTCCACTGCTGGACTGATCATTGCGGAAGCGACCATGGTCATGGACAAGACTTCCGCCTTTCAAACCGAACCAGGGCTGTACAACAAAGCGCAGGTCGAAGCGTGGCGAAAGGTCACTGAACATGTTCATGCGCGCGATGGCCGTATTTTTGTGCAACTTTGGCATGGCGGACGTGCATGCCATCCGCGGATCAATGGCGGCCAACAACCTGTTTCGGCCTGTGCCGTTGCCATTACCAATGATATGGCCCACATACCTGAGGGGAAGGTGCCGTACACCGTGCCACGCCCTTTAGGTGATGAGGAACTCGAGGGTATTGTCGATGGGTTCAAAATGGCGTCTGTTCATGCGCTCGAAGCTGGTTTTGATGGTGTGGAAATTCACGGTGCAAACGGATACCTTCTTGATCAATTCCTTCGCGATGGATGTAATCGTAGGACCGGGATTTATGGCGGCCCCATCGAAAATCGCGCGCGCTTGCTCATCAGTGTGCTCGAAGCTGTCTGTGCTCTTTGGGGCCCCGGCCGGGTCGGTGTCCGCCTCTCCCCCCTTTCGAGTTTCAACTCCATGGGGGAGAGCGATCCCGTTGCCTTGACCTCCTGGTTAGCGCGCCGTTTGAACAGCTTGCCCCTTGCCTATGTGCACCTCGTCCGGGGAGATGTCATGGGGATATTGACGGGAGATATCTTGACTCCCATGCGCAAGGGGTATGCAGGGACTCTCGTTGCAAATCTTGGTTACAGTCCTCTCGAAGCTAATGCAGCTATCGGGGATGACCTATGTGATGCGGTGGCCTTTGGCACTTCCTATATTGCCAATCCCGATCTGGTGGAGCGCATTCGCCTCGGTGCCCCACTCAATCAGCCGAATCCCCATACCTTTTATAAGCCCGGGCCCGTCGGCTACATCGATTATCCGTTTCTAACGTAG
- a CDS encoding class I SAM-dependent methyltransferase, protein MSVEHRNFDLAADHWDERPQRVQLARDVADAILRQVPQATSLDVLDFGCGTGLLTLQLQPLVRSITGVDSSSGMLQVLNSKIANLKLANTRTLQCNIEQGDSLPGKYDLIVSNMTLHHVAEIEPLLAQFHRILAPGGRICVADLDSEEGRFHKDNTGVFHFGFDRDLLGQKFQQAGFSQITIQTATQIVKPAEHQTSQSFSVFLLAGVKE, encoded by the coding sequence ATGAGTGTGGAACACCGCAATTTCGATCTTGCTGCAGACCATTGGGATGAACGACCGCAACGGGTCCAATTGGCAAGAGATGTAGCCGATGCAATTTTGCGGCAGGTTCCACAGGCAACGTCCCTGGACGTTCTCGATTTTGGCTGCGGCACGGGATTGCTGACGCTCCAATTGCAGCCATTGGTCCGTTCCATAACCGGGGTCGACAGTTCCTCCGGTATGCTCCAGGTCCTCAACAGTAAAATTGCCAATCTCAAACTGGCCAATACTCGAACACTACAATGCAACATTGAACAGGGCGATTCCCTGCCGGGGAAGTATGACCTCATCGTCAGCAACATGACCTTGCACCATGTTGCTGAAATTGAGCCCCTGTTGGCCCAATTCCATCGCATTTTAGCCCCTGGCGGTCGTATTTGCGTGGCTGATCTCGACAGCGAGGAAGGGCGTTTTCACAAAGACAATACCGGGGTATTTCACTTCGGATTTGACCGTGACCTGCTGGGGCAGAAGTTTCAGCAGGCCGGTTTTTCACAGATCACCATCCAGACCGCAACGCAAATCGTCAAACCCGCCGAACATCAAACGTCTCAAAGTTTCAGCGTCTTTCTTCTTGCCGGTGTGAAAGAGTGA
- a CDS encoding transposase — protein MFHVKNHKQLNILDPWAHLGPKRRALLDNSWAGLFQKHILPELPVESLRHHYHDYNGRPTKELYAMMGVMILQQMHDCTDQEAVEQFCFNIQWHYALNITSCSDAAVYLSHKTLWTMRDHLASDASYAEIFDASLGILAKLLKADMNKQRMDSVHVKSNMRNLGRIGLFTKTIKKFLVNLKRHHREHFDQLDTELTQRYLSKSQASLFAMVKPTESTRTLDQLAADVLLLTERFAAVDEVSTMQSFKLLSRLFAEQCVIEEDTTADSGKKAVARPNKEVPSDSLQNPSDADAGYSSHKGQGYQVQLVENYTTTDERGPSLITQVAVESADQHDANALLPALAQLEQKAMLPQQMLADSLYGSDSNCETALQEHQVAVISPVMPGNQKKFNLTEFTLDDQGKVLTCPQVTAPDTVKKSKSGYSALFPIAVCQNCSSFDRCPVSIGKKGYYYRYTDKDIRLARRRQEEESPEFREKYRYRAGVEATMSEFDRRTGVKHLRVRGMKAVRFAAFMKAIGLNILRASRHWGEKTSPMTSFYSLFFFFLAFQTYFKELFREDFSTRTHEGTNFQPVASFRADWAV, from the coding sequence ATGTTTCACGTGAAAAACCACAAACAGCTCAACATCCTCGACCCATGGGCCCATTTGGGACCCAAACGACGCGCCCTCCTGGACAACTCATGGGCAGGTCTTTTTCAGAAGCATATCCTGCCTGAACTCCCGGTGGAGTCCCTGCGCCACCATTATCATGACTACAATGGCCGACCCACCAAGGAACTGTATGCCATGATGGGGGTGATGATCCTCCAGCAAATGCATGATTGTACTGATCAGGAGGCGGTTGAGCAGTTCTGTTTCAATATCCAGTGGCACTATGCCCTCAACATCACCTCGTGCTCCGACGCGGCTGTATACCTCAGCCACAAAACGCTCTGGACCATGCGCGATCACCTGGCCTCGGATGCGAGCTATGCCGAGATATTTGATGCCTCCCTGGGCATCCTGGCCAAGTTGCTCAAGGCCGATATGAATAAGCAGCGCATGGACTCGGTGCATGTCAAATCCAACATGCGCAATCTGGGTCGTATCGGGTTGTTCACCAAAACGATCAAGAAGTTCCTCGTCAACCTGAAGCGACACCACCGGGAACACTTTGATCAACTCGACACGGAGTTGACCCAACGGTATCTGAGCAAATCGCAGGCGTCTTTGTTCGCCATGGTCAAACCCACCGAGTCCACCCGCACCCTTGATCAGTTGGCTGCGGATGTGCTGCTCTTGACCGAGCGTTTTGCCGCCGTGGACGAGGTCAGCACCATGCAGAGCTTCAAACTGCTGAGCCGGTTGTTCGCCGAACAGTGTGTCATCGAGGAAGACACCACCGCCGATTCTGGCAAGAAAGCCGTGGCCCGGCCGAACAAGGAGGTGCCCTCCGATTCACTGCAAAACCCCTCCGATGCGGATGCCGGCTACAGCAGTCATAAAGGCCAAGGGTATCAGGTGCAGTTGGTGGAAAACTACACCACCACCGATGAGCGTGGACCATCCCTGATCACGCAGGTGGCGGTGGAATCCGCGGATCAGCATGATGCCAATGCCCTCCTGCCCGCCTTGGCCCAACTGGAGCAGAAGGCGATGCTGCCGCAGCAAATGCTGGCCGATTCCCTCTACGGCAGCGACAGCAATTGTGAAACGGCCCTGCAGGAGCATCAGGTGGCAGTCATCTCCCCGGTCATGCCGGGCAATCAGAAGAAGTTCAACCTGACCGAATTCACCCTTGATGACCAGGGCAAGGTTCTCACCTGCCCCCAGGTCACGGCACCCGACACGGTGAAGAAATCAAAATCCGGCTACAGCGCACTCTTCCCCATCGCTGTTTGTCAGAACTGCTCCTCGTTTGACCGGTGCCCCGTCTCCATCGGAAAAAAGGGCTATTACTACCGCTACACCGACAAGGATATCCGCCTGGCCCGACGGCGACAGGAAGAAGAAAGCCCGGAGTTCAGGGAGAAGTACCGGTACCGGGCCGGCGTTGAGGCGACCATGTCGGAATTCGACCGGCGCACCGGTGTCAAACATCTCCGGGTTCGTGGCATGAAAGCAGTGCGGTTTGCCGCCTTCATGAAGGCCATCGGCTTGAACATATTGCGGGCCAGCAGGCACTGGGGCGAGAAAACCAGCCCAATGACGTCCTTTTACAGCCTATTTTTTTTCTTTTTGGCTTTCCAAACATATTTCAAAGAACTTTTTCGGGAAGACTTCTCAACAAGAACTCACGAAGGCACAAACTTTCAACCAGTCGCTTCTTTTCGAGCGGATTGGGCGGTTTGA